The following coding sequences lie in one Yoonia sp. G8-12 genomic window:
- a CDS encoding MFS transporter, producing MSRVVVFALYFTAIFLQAGAYGLTFMLPRLFDSFGANEKVVGAMLALTAVSTIVTVYFSGHLSDLFGRLRTLGGACIAIALSLYLYAILDTVGIGLISASLLLGFGWGLTYSLGPIVLTRLVAADERTRFFTLLSLFVMAGFGLAPVLAAALEGAGYSVRDAFTLTAIACLVSAALFFGLNGAVKAHAITPVAEVPSRITLAALRGVARSPALLPVAMVCLGASVFAGMANFQTVFADARGLDYAQFFLTYTTTVVVGRMILARYKGGTNTYRTIAVLQYIMGGSVALFIFSGSSLPAYLLVAFLFGIGYGMSYPLLVSMAAQDADDGLGAQTLQLFALTYFIGIFGFPLIAGWMIVEVGTSALLILVAMLAIIEATLALRRAQRKNRPHQSGADGLKSDP from the coding sequence ATGTCGCGGGTCGTCGTCTTTGCTCTCTATTTCACGGCAATTTTTCTGCAAGCAGGCGCATATGGGCTGACCTTTATGCTGCCGCGATTGTTTGACAGCTTTGGCGCCAACGAAAAGGTTGTCGGCGCGATGCTGGCGCTGACAGCGGTTTCAACCATCGTGACGGTCTATTTCTCGGGGCATCTGTCCGATCTGTTCGGTCGCCTGCGCACATTGGGCGGGGCCTGCATCGCGATTGCGCTTTCGCTTTATCTCTACGCAATCCTCGATACCGTCGGCATCGGCCTCATCAGCGCGAGTCTGCTACTGGGGTTCGGCTGGGGGCTGACCTATTCGCTTGGCCCCATCGTGTTGACACGGCTTGTGGCGGCGGATGAGCGGACCCGCTTTTTCACCCTGCTGTCGCTGTTTGTCATGGCAGGTTTCGGCCTTGCACCCGTTCTTGCCGCCGCACTTGAGGGCGCGGGTTATTCCGTGCGTGATGCCTTCACGCTGACAGCCATTGCCTGCCTTGTCAGCGCGGCGCTGTTCTTTGGCCTCAACGGGGCGGTCAAAGCCCACGCCATCACGCCCGTCGCCGAGGTCCCTTCGCGTATCACCTTGGCCGCCCTGCGCGGTGTGGCGCGTTCGCCCGCGCTTTTGCCTGTGGCGATGGTCTGTCTGGGGGCCAGCGTCTTTGCAGGCATGGCCAATTTCCAGACCGTTTTCGCCGATGCGCGCGGGCTGGATTACGCGCAATTCTTCCTGACCTACACGACGACAGTGGTTGTCGGGCGGATGATCCTTGCGCGCTATAAGGGGGGCACGAACACGTATCGCACCATTGCTGTGCTGCAATACATCATGGGCGGTAGCGTGGCGCTGTTTATTTTCAGCGGCAGCAGCCTGCCCGCCTATCTGCTCGTCGCCTTCCTTTTCGGGATCGGCTACGGCATGTCCTATCCGCTGCTGGTCAGTATGGCCGCACAGGATGCCGATGACGGTCTTGGCGCGCAAACACTCCAGCTTTTTGCGCTGACCTACTTTATCGGAATTTTCGGCTTTCCGCTGATTGCTGGCTGGATGATCGTCGAAGTCGGCACGTCAGCGCTGCTGATCCTCGTCGCCATGCTCGCGATCATCGAGGCCACGCTGGCGCTGCGGCGCGCGCAAAGAAAAAACCGCCCGCACCAATCAGGCGCGGACGGTTTAAAAAGTGACCCGTAG
- the ndk gene encoding nucleoside-diphosphate kinase, whose protein sequence is MAIQRTFSIIKPDATKRNLTGAIVAKFEEAGLRIVASKRIQLTLAQAQQFYGVHSERPFFGELCEFMISEPIVVQVLEGEDAIAKNREVMGATNPADAAEGTIRKEFALSIGENSVHGSDAPETAAEEIAFFFSGLELVG, encoded by the coding sequence ATGGCTATCCAGCGTACATTTTCCATCATCAAACCAGACGCCACCAAGCGTAACCTGACCGGCGCAATCGTTGCCAAATTCGAAGAAGCAGGCCTGCGCATCGTCGCATCCAAGCGCATCCAGTTGACACTGGCACAGGCACAGCAGTTTTACGGCGTGCACTCCGAGCGTCCGTTCTTTGGCGAACTGTGCGAATTCATGATCTCCGAGCCGATCGTTGTGCAGGTTCTGGAAGGCGAAGACGCGATTGCAAAGAACCGCGAAGTCATGGGTGCAACAAACCCCGCAGACGCGGCAGAGGGCACAATCCGCAAGGAATTCGCGCTGTCCATCGGTGAAAACTCGGTCCACGGGTCCGACGCGCCGGAAACAGCCGCAGAAGAGATCGCATTCTTCTTCTCCGGTCTTGAACTGGTCGGCTAA
- a CDS encoding MFS transporter, giving the protein MWTLIRHPVFGRLFAAQVVALLGTGLLTVALGLLAFDLAGAAAGAVLGTAYAIKMVAYVGLSPVAGALVSNLPRKPVLIMADLVRAVVALSLPFITEVWQIYLAIFLLQTASATFTPAFQATIPDVLEDEDDYARALSLSRLAYDLENLISPALAGLLLLLISYHWLFGGTVIGFGFSALLIWGTVLPLRQPTTSRPFRARLTRGVRIYLATPRLRGLLALTLTAAAASAFVIVNTVVVVRSGFGGTDGDVAIALAAFGGGSMIAALALPALLKRLSDRPVMMTGAALLTALMALQAFVTATWPMFLLFWALTGLGYSATLTPQGRLLRRSAHAEDRQSVFTAQFALSHVCWLVTYPLAGNAMTAWGMAPTMGILAAVGAIGLLAATRLWPEGDPVVVTHSHDDLPDDHPHLAGGGHRHAHPLVIDDEHHAWPTHG; this is encoded by the coding sequence ATGTGGACCCTCATCCGACATCCCGTTTTTGGCCGCCTCTTTGCTGCACAAGTGGTGGCGCTGTTGGGTACGGGGCTTTTGACCGTGGCCCTTGGGCTGCTGGCATTTGATCTGGCGGGCGCCGCTGCGGGGGCTGTTCTGGGCACGGCCTATGCGATCAAGATGGTGGCCTATGTGGGCCTGTCGCCCGTTGCAGGGGCGTTGGTGTCCAATCTGCCGCGTAAACCTGTGTTGATCATGGCCGATCTGGTGCGCGCGGTCGTCGCCCTGTCGCTGCCGTTCATCACCGAAGTCTGGCAGATTTATCTGGCAATCTTCCTGCTTCAAACCGCCTCGGCCACGTTCACGCCCGCGTTTCAGGCCACAATCCCCGATGTTCTGGAGGATGAGGACGACTATGCGCGCGCCCTGTCGCTGTCGCGCCTTGCCTATGATCTTGAAAACCTCATCAGTCCTGCCCTCGCGGGCCTGCTACTGCTTTTGATCAGCTATCACTGGCTTTTTGGTGGCACGGTGATCGGCTTTGGCTTTTCGGCCCTTTTGATCTGGGGCACGGTCCTGCCTCTGCGCCAGCCCACCACAAGCCGCCCGTTTCGCGCGCGCCTGACGCGCGGCGTGCGGATCTATCTGGCCACACCCCGCCTGCGCGGATTACTGGCACTCACACTTACAGCAGCGGCGGCCAGCGCCTTTGTCATCGTGAACACGGTGGTCGTGGTGCGCAGCGGCTTTGGCGGCACCGATGGCGATGTGGCTATCGCACTTGCGGCCTTTGGTGGTGGTTCAATGATCGCGGCGCTGGCCCTGCCTGCCCTGCTCAAACGCCTCAGCGACCGGCCTGTGATGATGACAGGTGCGGCACTCCTGACCGCACTGATGGCATTGCAGGCCTTCGTGACGGCCACATGGCCCATGTTCCTGTTGTTCTGGGCACTGACCGGCCTTGGGTATTCCGCGACGCTGACGCCCCAAGGCAGGCTTTTGCGCCGTTCGGCCCATGCCGAGGACCGCCAATCGGTCTTTACCGCGCAGTTCGCGCTGTCGCATGTGTGTTGGCTGGTCACATATCCGCTGGCGGGCAATGCGATGACCGCATGGGGCATGGCGCCCACGATGGGGATATTGGCCGCCGTCGGTGCGATTGGACTACTGGCCGCAACGCGGCTCTGGCCCGAGGGTGATCCGGTTGTCGTGACCCACAGCCATGATGACCTGCCTGATGATCACCCCCATCTTGCGGGCGGCGGGCACCGGCACGCCCATCCTTTGGTGATAGATGATGAACACCACGCATGGCCAACGCATGGCTAG
- a CDS encoding DMT family transporter, whose product MSTARTIFLASMIVIGFGMLWGFYWLPLRRIDALGLTGPWGTVAIMVVAVVVLAPWGWRGRRALRASHPLAIASLILGGCSLMFYSLGLLYGRVAIIVILFYLTPIWSTLIGRYLLGWPINRGRVLALLAGIAGLVLMLGADGQVPVPRGLGEWLGLASGLCWAIASIGIKVKATAGPAESTFLFAVGALGGGLILAPLVAPFPDVAALPDPGAATGWVVFTAALWWALSIVGLLWATTKLEPARVGILMISEVLVSVASAALIAGELLSPLELLGGTLVLVAGVLEFLPIRKTRPT is encoded by the coding sequence ATGAGCACGGCGCGCACCATATTTCTGGCAAGCATGATTGTCATAGGCTTTGGCATGTTGTGGGGCTTTTACTGGCTGCCTTTGCGGCGGATTGATGCGCTGGGGCTGACGGGGCCTTGGGGCACGGTCGCGATTATGGTGGTGGCTGTGGTCGTGTTGGCCCCTTGGGGCTGGCGCGGGCGGCGGGCTTTGCGCGCCTCGCATCCGCTGGCGATTGCGTCGCTGATCTTGGGTGGCTGTTCGCTGATGTTTTATTCGCTGGGCCTGCTTTACGGGCGGGTCGCGATTATCGTGATTCTGTTCTACCTGACACCGATCTGGAGCACGCTCATCGGGCGGTATCTTCTGGGCTGGCCGATCAACCGGGGGCGGGTTCTGGCATTGTTGGCCGGAATCGCGGGACTGGTGCTGATGCTGGGGGCGGACGGGCAGGTGCCTGTGCCGCGCGGTTTGGGCGAATGGCTGGGGCTTGCCAGTGGTCTGTGCTGGGCGATTGCCTCGATCGGGATCAAGGTCAAGGCGACAGCGGGACCTGCGGAAAGCACGTTTTTGTTTGCGGTCGGGGCCTTGGGCGGCGGGTTGATACTGGCGCCGCTTGTGGCGCCTTTTCCCGATGTTGCCGCATTGCCTGATCCGGGCGCTGCGACGGGGTGGGTCGTCTTTACCGCCGCACTTTGGTGGGCGCTGTCGATTGTAGGTCTTTTGTGGGCCACGACAAAACTGGAACCTGCGCGCGTGGGCATTTTGATGATTTCAGAGGTGCTGGTCAGCGTGGCCTCGGCGGCGCTGATCGCGGGCGAGCTTTTGTCGCCGCTCGAACTTTTGGGCGGCACATTGGTGCTTGTCGCGGGTGTGCTGGAATTTCTGCCGATACGCAAAACCCGACCAACCTAG